One window of Dethiosulfovibrio salsuginis genomic DNA carries:
- a CDS encoding ABC transporter permease → MFSYIMRRILYTIPVVWGVVTAVFILVNVVPGDPAMILMGQRGDPETLVKIRQDLGIDLPLHKQYINFMTQLIKGDLGTSYRTNEKVSTAIMGRLGATARLALWALILGTVIGVAAGIVSAVKQYSVFDYSAMIIAIAGVSAPVFWVGLLLLLIFAYGLGWLPGAGYGDGSWRYLILPVITLGVRPGALTARLTRSCMLEVLNQDYIRTAKAKGLSGNVVVMKHALKNAMIPVVTIVGTQIASLLSGAVLTETIFAWPGVGRLSVEALVARDFPMIRGTVIFMALIFLFANLIVDISYGLFDPRIRYD, encoded by the coding sequence ATGTTTAGTTACATTATGAGGCGAATTCTGTACACTATCCCCGTTGTCTGGGGCGTAGTTACGGCGGTGTTTATCTTAGTGAACGTCGTTCCTGGAGATCCGGCGATGATACTCATGGGGCAAAGAGGTGATCCTGAGACGCTGGTTAAGATAAGGCAGGACCTCGGGATAGATCTTCCTCTTCACAAACAATACATCAACTTTATGACCCAGCTTATAAAAGGAGACCTCGGAACGTCCTACAGGACCAACGAGAAGGTCTCTACCGCCATTATGGGAAGGCTTGGAGCTACCGCTAGACTGGCCCTCTGGGCTCTGATCCTGGGGACGGTTATAGGTGTGGCCGCCGGGATAGTCTCGGCGGTGAAGCAATACTCGGTTTTCGACTATTCGGCGATGATAATAGCTATAGCAGGGGTCAGTGCGCCGGTCTTCTGGGTCGGGCTTCTGCTGTTGCTTATCTTCGCCTATGGCCTTGGATGGCTGCCTGGTGCCGGCTACGGCGACGGTTCCTGGAGATACCTAATTCTGCCGGTTATCACCTTAGGCGTCAGGCCCGGTGCCCTGACCGCCCGTCTCACCCGTTCCTGTATGCTCGAAGTTCTCAACCAGGACTACATAAGGACCGCTAAGGCTAAGGGACTATCGGGCAACGTGGTGGTCATGAAACACGCCCTCAAAAACGCCATGATACCGGTGGTGACCATAGTGGGAACCCAGATAGCCTCCCTACTCTCCGGTGCGGTGCTCACCGAAACTATCTTCGCCTGGCCCGGGGTTGGCAGGCTTTCCGTTGAGGCCCTAGTGGCTAGGGACTTCCCTATGATCAGGGGAACGGTTATCTTCATGGCACTCATATTCCTTTTCGCCAACCTGATAGTCGACATATCCTACGGTCTCTTCGACCCGAGAATTCGCTACGATTAG
- a CDS encoding alpha/beta hydrolase family protein has translation MKSKENISKEDILRFKFLGSPKISPTGSHICFLLSTANLEDNRYDSNLWIQEIGTGKSYPLTTSGREKAFCWTKDGSIAFVSGRKGPAKGTSELFTIAPSGGEARSMGKVEVSVSSIAHMGGDRYLLSASDPRETKPLEGADYMTFTQVPFCSNGKGYTGQSRNGLYSYISGGIAERLTPDDLDVDRFRLSKNMDKALITGREYTDVKPLFSGLRELDLASGKLDVLLPDQGFDCRCADYLGDKIVLTGSDLSKHGINQNASFFCLEGGELKEITPGLDRGLRNSIGCDCRYGTSDMNLAFFVDGGYIWFVSTDRTRSNLHRLDLDGHIERITKDLSSVDDYHVFNGKIAIVGLKGLELQELYSIEDGEEKALTSFNSWFSEERELSRPEALESHADPAWNIDGWVMKPTGYEWGNTYPAVVHVHGGPKTAFGDVFFHEMQLWAARGYVVAFCNPRGSDGRGNDFDDIRGKYGTVDYDDIMAFTDKVAALPYVDESRMAITGGSYGGYMTNWVIGHTDRFKAAVSQRSISNWVSKAGISDIGYYFVPDQQDADIWEDVEKLWWHSPLKYADRAKTPTLFIHSDEDYRCELSQGLQMFTALKRHGVESKICVFKGENHELSRSGKPKERLARLEEICLWFDHYLKV, from the coding sequence GTGAAAAGCAAGGAAAATATCTCCAAAGAGGACATCCTAAGATTTAAGTTCCTGGGAAGCCCCAAAATATCCCCCACAGGAAGTCACATATGCTTCCTCCTGTCCACCGCCAACTTAGAGGACAACCGCTACGACTCGAACCTGTGGATCCAGGAGATAGGGACTGGGAAAAGCTACCCCCTCACCACATCGGGGAGAGAAAAAGCCTTCTGCTGGACCAAAGACGGATCTATAGCCTTCGTCAGCGGCAGGAAAGGCCCCGCCAAGGGTACGTCGGAGCTGTTTACCATAGCCCCCTCCGGCGGAGAGGCCCGCTCTATGGGCAAGGTGGAGGTCTCGGTCTCGTCTATCGCTCATATGGGAGGTGATAGATATCTGCTCTCCGCCTCCGACCCCAGAGAGACAAAGCCCTTGGAGGGAGCGGACTACATGACCTTCACCCAGGTGCCCTTCTGCTCCAACGGCAAGGGCTACACAGGGCAGAGCAGAAACGGTCTTTACTCATACATATCCGGCGGAATCGCTGAAAGACTCACCCCCGACGATCTGGACGTAGACCGATTCAGGCTATCGAAGAACATGGACAAAGCCCTGATAACCGGCAGAGAGTACACCGACGTAAAGCCCCTATTCTCAGGTCTCAGAGAGCTCGACCTTGCCTCGGGAAAGCTCGATGTCCTCCTGCCGGACCAGGGATTCGACTGCCGCTGTGCCGACTATCTAGGGGACAAAATAGTCCTGACCGGCTCGGACCTGTCCAAGCACGGGATAAACCAGAACGCATCGTTCTTCTGCCTGGAGGGAGGGGAACTGAAAGAGATCACCCCGGGGTTGGACAGGGGACTCAGAAACTCCATAGGCTGCGACTGTAGGTATGGCACCTCCGACATGAACCTGGCATTTTTCGTCGACGGTGGATACATCTGGTTTGTGTCCACCGACAGGACCAGGTCCAACCTCCACAGATTAGATCTGGACGGCCATATTGAGCGGATAACTAAGGATCTTTCGTCGGTGGACGACTACCACGTCTTTAATGGCAAGATCGCCATCGTGGGCCTTAAAGGACTGGAGCTTCAGGAGCTTTACTCTATCGAGGACGGCGAGGAAAAGGCCCTGACTTCCTTCAATAGCTGGTTCTCCGAGGAGAGAGAGCTATCTCGACCGGAGGCCCTTGAAAGCCACGCCGACCCGGCCTGGAACATAGACGGATGGGTGATGAAGCCAACAGGATACGAGTGGGGAAATACCTACCCCGCCGTAGTTCACGTCCACGGCGGGCCGAAGACCGCCTTCGGCGACGTATTCTTCCACGAGATGCAGCTTTGGGCGGCCAGAGGCTACGTGGTGGCCTTCTGCAATCCCAGGGGAAGCGACGGAAGGGGCAACGACTTCGACGACATAAGGGGAAAATACGGCACAGTGGACTACGACGACATAATGGCCTTCACCGACAAAGTCGCCGCCCTGCCCTACGTGGACGAGAGCCGTATGGCCATAACCGGGGGGTCTTACGGAGGCTATATGACCAACTGGGTTATAGGCCACACCGATCGTTTTAAGGCGGCGGTATCCCAGAGGAGCATATCCAACTGGGTCTCAAAGGCGGGGATATCGGACATAGGATATTATTTCGTCCCCGATCAGCAGGATGCAGACATATGGGAGGACGTCGAAAAACTGTGGTGGCACTCGCCTCTAAAATACGCAGACCGGGCAAAGACGCCGACGCTGTTTATCCACTCCGACGAAGACTATCGGTGCGAACTATCCCAGGGATTACAGATGTTCACCGCCCTGAAACGGCACGGTGTCGAGAGCAAGATATGCGTTTTCAAAGGGGAAAACCACGAACTCAGCAGGAGCGGAAAGCCTAAAGAGAGGTTGGCCAGACTGGAGGAGATATGTCTCTGGTTCGACCACTATCTTAAGGTTTAG
- a CDS encoding response regulator transcription factor has translation MRSLEEKIRVLIIDDSPFIHKTIKKALADNEGIEVVGTAENGRIGLDMVESLKPDIVTLDVTMPVMDGLETAEEMAKTHPSVKVIMLSAMGDNDLVTKATSLGVKHFLTKPFESKDLQKAIFNVLREA, from the coding sequence ATGAGGTCATTGGAGGAGAAAATCAGGGTATTGATAATCGATGACTCACCTTTTATCCACAAGACGATAAAGAAAGCTCTGGCGGATAACGAGGGAATCGAGGTAGTGGGGACAGCGGAAAACGGCCGTATAGGCCTCGACATGGTCGAGAGCCTGAAACCCGACATAGTGACCCTTGACGTAACCATGCCGGTGATGGACGGTCTGGAAACCGCCGAGGAGATGGCGAAGACACACCCCTCGGTGAAGGTCATAATGCTCAGCGCTATGGGAGACAACGACCTGGTGACCAAGGCCACCTCTTTAGGGGTCAAGCACTTTCTGACCAAGCCCTTCGAGTCAAAGGACCTCCAGAAGGCCATATTCAACGTCCTGCGGGAGGCGTAG
- a CDS encoding chemotaxis protein CheX, producing the protein MSEDKKALVMQAICDGFLSIAKDLGERDFSPQSDDQPIGQDKIAVILSMISEDESMRGRFLFEGDAAQIKDLAEGMNGETLSDRAEVFFSVGEFANMVCGKAVTVVNNAYKGTNFRLTPPAIFSGTNMEITTPSVQSTELKYSGPVGLVRIDVGFEGV; encoded by the coding sequence ATGTCGGAGGACAAAAAGGCCCTGGTGATGCAGGCTATCTGCGATGGATTTTTATCCATCGCAAAGGATCTGGGTGAGAGGGACTTCTCTCCCCAGTCCGATGACCAGCCTATAGGGCAGGACAAAATCGCCGTAATACTGAGTATGATATCGGAAGACGAGTCCATGAGAGGCCGTTTTCTCTTCGAGGGAGACGCCGCCCAGATAAAGGACCTGGCGGAGGGTATGAACGGCGAGACCCTGTCGGACAGGGCGGAGGTGTTTTTCTCCGTTGGGGAGTTCGCCAACATGGTCTGCGGCAAGGCGGTCACGGTGGTGAACAACGCCTATAAGGGCACCAACTTCCGGCTGACGCCACCGGCCATATTCTCCGGCACCAACATGGAGATAACCACTCCCTCGGTTCAGAGCACAGAGCTAAAATACAGCGGCCCGGTGGGGCTGGTCCGAATAGACGTAGGGTTTGAGGGGGTGTAG
- a CDS encoding chemotaxis protein CheX translates to MELRETVPIAVKETLAMFNLSAQDAGEMEQGSLTSANQVNVLIGLTEGLRGNLMIGLSRSLAMTIASGMMGGMEVKEMDVMARSAIGELGNLVSASAVLKMEREETIQISPPTVAIGDRMFLMISRAPSTVIQFQVGSERLAIRFALE, encoded by the coding sequence GTGGAGCTTAGAGAGACCGTCCCTATAGCGGTAAAAGAGACTTTGGCTATGTTTAACCTGTCCGCCCAGGACGCAGGTGAGATGGAACAGGGCAGTCTGACCTCCGCCAACCAGGTCAACGTCCTCATAGGGCTAACAGAGGGCCTGAGGGGCAACCTGATGATAGGGCTATCCAGATCCCTCGCTATGACCATAGCTTCCGGCATGATGGGAGGCATGGAGGTAAAGGAAATGGACGTGATGGCCCGGTCGGCCATAGGGGAGCTGGGAAACCTGGTGTCCGCGTCGGCGGTGCTTAAGATGGAGAGGGAAGAGACCATCCAGATATCCCCTCCGACGGTGGCCATCGGAGACAGGATGTTCCTCATGATAAGCAGGGCTCCCTCGACGGTAATCCAGTTTCAGGTCGGATCGGAGAGGCTCGCCATAAGATTCGCCCTGGAATAG
- a CDS encoding chemotaxis protein CheA, with product MANDPKDLVDDIIGGDEQDSEFLQDFLVETREHLSSIEIAALELESGGDMNIVHSIFRSFHTIKGLAGFVNQPLVQKIAHRTETVLDGCRKGTVPLGKAVVDGILASSDLISRICSDLNLLKDQGFTAQIEAHLRYMESKDWSEVEEPREKIPGKIGEVLISQGKLDREKVEALLKSQQEHHPDLKFGQVAVKEGAIAPDQVVQSLRSQETPQAPPEEKEVQEKPAATQQHHPTGDQVRIPTYKLDNLVNMLGELLITQSQVEQEAISRFGANDSLVSHLLRMSRITKEIQNTSMSLSMISLKTTLQKIQRIARDTVQELGKSVDFKVSGEETEIDRGVAEKILDPLVHLVKNAISHGIELPEDREAKGKPRTGTVSVDAYSKRGSVYIEISDDGKGLDPDLILHKAIEKKLADQSRNYSDDEILSFIFLPGFSTLQTANNISGRGVGMDVVRTEISKTGGKVEIKNSPGQGCSFVLKIPINMAVLNGTVLDILGEHYIIPTLNVKQILKPEEHQWISVGGKEIMLKVRESVIPMVPIAAIFDKEEQFDRELDGELMVLIELEHQIKALPVRSVIGRQEIVVKPLGKEFGSLEFVSGASILGDGKVSLILDVEALFRDGGESTWSNSAANI from the coding sequence ATGGCCAACGACCCAAAGGACCTGGTGGACGACATAATAGGAGGAGACGAACAGGACTCGGAGTTTCTCCAGGACTTCCTGGTGGAGACGAGAGAACACCTGAGCTCCATAGAGATAGCCGCCCTGGAGCTTGAGAGCGGAGGGGACATGAACATAGTCCACAGTATCTTCCGCTCCTTTCACACCATAAAAGGACTGGCGGGCTTTGTGAACCAACCTCTGGTCCAGAAGATAGCCCACAGGACCGAGACAGTCCTGGACGGATGCAGAAAGGGGACCGTTCCCCTGGGAAAAGCGGTGGTGGACGGCATACTGGCCTCCTCTGACCTCATCTCCCGGATATGTTCGGACCTCAACCTGCTGAAAGACCAGGGATTTACCGCTCAGATAGAGGCCCATCTCCGTTATATGGAGAGCAAGGACTGGAGCGAGGTAGAGGAACCACGGGAAAAAATCCCCGGCAAGATAGGGGAGGTACTGATCAGTCAGGGCAAGCTGGATAGGGAAAAGGTAGAGGCTCTGCTTAAGTCCCAACAGGAACATCACCCCGACCTCAAGTTCGGCCAGGTGGCGGTTAAGGAGGGAGCCATAGCCCCCGATCAGGTGGTTCAGTCCCTCAGATCCCAGGAGACACCACAGGCTCCTCCGGAGGAAAAGGAGGTCCAGGAAAAGCCCGCCGCAACCCAACAGCACCATCCGACAGGAGACCAAGTCAGAATACCGACGTACAAGCTGGATAACCTGGTCAATATGCTAGGAGAGCTCCTCATAACCCAGTCCCAGGTGGAGCAGGAGGCCATCTCCCGGTTTGGTGCTAACGACAGCCTGGTGTCCCATCTACTCAGGATGTCCAGGATAACCAAGGAGATCCAGAACACCTCCATGTCCCTCAGCATGATATCCCTTAAGACGACCCTCCAGAAGATACAGAGGATAGCCAGGGACACCGTCCAGGAGCTGGGCAAGTCGGTGGACTTCAAAGTATCCGGCGAGGAGACCGAGATCGATCGAGGGGTAGCGGAGAAGATACTGGACCCTCTGGTACACCTGGTAAAAAACGCCATATCCCACGGAATAGAGCTGCCGGAGGACCGAGAGGCCAAGGGGAAACCCAGAACCGGCACGGTGTCAGTGGACGCCTACAGCAAAAGAGGCAGCGTCTATATAGAGATATCCGACGACGGCAAAGGCCTTGATCCAGATCTGATCCTCCACAAGGCCATAGAGAAAAAGCTGGCTGACCAGTCGAGAAACTACAGCGACGACGAGATACTGAGCTTTATCTTCCTGCCGGGCTTCTCCACCCTCCAGACCGCCAACAACATATCCGGTCGAGGGGTAGGAATGGACGTAGTCAGGACGGAGATATCCAAGACCGGAGGCAAGGTGGAGATTAAAAACAGCCCCGGACAGGGATGCTCTTTCGTCCTGAAGATCCCCATAAACATGGCGGTATTGAACGGCACGGTGCTGGACATACTGGGAGAGCACTACATAATACCGACCCTCAACGTCAAGCAGATACTCAAGCCCGAGGAACACCAATGGATATCCGTAGGCGGCAAAGAGATAATGCTCAAGGTCCGAGAATCGGTCATACCTATGGTCCCTATAGCCGCCATCTTCGACAAGGAAGAACAGTTCGACAGAGAGTTAGACGGAGAGCTGATGGTCCTCATAGAGCTGGAACATCAGATTAAAGCCCTTCCGGTCCGGTCGGTAATAGGGAGACAGGAGATCGTTGTGAAGCCACTGGGCAAAGAGTTTGGATCCCTGGAGTTTGTATCAGGAGCGTCCATTCTCGGAGACGGCAAGGTCTCCCTTATACTGGACGTAGAGGCCCTTTTCAGAGACGGAGGTGAATCAACTTGGAGCAACTCAGCGGCAAATATCTGA
- a CDS encoding chemotaxis protein CheW, with product MEQLSGKYLTFSLGKEEYGIPIGRVKEIIGMMEITEVPRTPSFIRGVINLRGKIIPLMDLRLKFGLQEKEYTERTCIIVVEMIGEERSIQMMGVVVDMVSEVVNITEGETEAPPQYGGGQVRFLAGMGKVKGKVVMLLDVHKVLDDQEMAMIKEIKGA from the coding sequence TTGGAGCAACTCAGCGGCAAATATCTGACCTTTTCCCTGGGTAAGGAGGAGTACGGAATCCCTATAGGCAGGGTTAAGGAGATTATCGGAATGATGGAGATAACCGAGGTACCTAGGACGCCGTCCTTCATCCGAGGGGTAATAAACTTAAGGGGGAAGATCATCCCCCTTATGGACCTACGGCTCAAGTTCGGCCTCCAGGAAAAGGAGTACACCGAGCGGACCTGTATCATAGTGGTCGAGATGATAGGCGAGGAGCGGTCCATCCAGATGATGGGAGTGGTGGTCGACATGGTCTCCGAGGTGGTCAACATAACAGAAGGGGAGACCGAGGCCCCCCCTCAGTACGGCGGCGGACAGGTCCGCTTTCTGGCGGGAATGGGCAAGGTTAAAGGCAAGGTTGTCATGCTTCTGGACGTTCATAAAGTGCTGGACGACCAGGAAATGGCCATGATCAAGGAGATAAAGGGGGCGTAG
- a CDS encoding HAMP domain-containing methyl-accepting chemotaxis protein, giving the protein MFKNAKLAVKISFGFAIVLLIAIVIGSLGIFNMKNVQKEATELAEMNVPEIDVASRMERRARETMYEIRGYGYTENETMLTAGKAHLTRLIELFGEGQELVSRYPQGLKNFGESAQTAKRHAETYLQLVDETESNVAQMNRIRASMNDAAGSFIRATSDYLDNMNRKMDDHITYSDVSAIKGRIAKINDVNKVLDLGNEVRIATWRSLAERDVKGIRDVLPNFDKMDSILAALRSNTTEQEDLRSLDQIGQHARQYGTYMTQLAQAFEHHDVLAAKRVETGDFILALADQEARHGMDSTVKIANGAVSSLSSASTVLVIGLIVAVIAGSLLAFVITLSITKPIGRISQILSEGASQVASASGQLSEASQQLAEGSSELASSIEETSATLQQSSSMVRQNNENTKQAASLSKQAMESAEGGNREMNQMMVSMGELKKSSDDIAKIIKVIDEIAFQTNILALNAAVEAARAGEAGMGFAVVAEEVRNLAQRSAQAAKDTASIIETNIELSQAGVAVAEKVKTSLEEISTGSRKVSELVDEITAASQEQAQGIEQINKAILQMDQVTQNTASNAEESASASEELNAQAESMNEAVQNLIALINGAKGMSQSLAIAPPAYEHKQSKRQAPVHTQKPKMTTKARQPKPDSSHVVHPEDVIPLEDDLQDF; this is encoded by the coding sequence ATGTTCAAGAACGCAAAGCTCGCCGTAAAGATATCCTTCGGGTTCGCTATAGTCCTTTTAATAGCTATCGTCATAGGAAGCCTGGGGATATTCAACATGAAAAACGTCCAAAAAGAGGCCACCGAGCTGGCGGAGATGAACGTCCCGGAGATCGACGTCGCCAGCCGGATGGAGAGACGGGCCAGAGAGACCATGTACGAGATAAGGGGCTACGGCTACACGGAAAACGAGACCATGCTCACCGCGGGCAAGGCCCACTTAACCAGACTGATAGAGCTTTTCGGTGAAGGGCAGGAGCTGGTATCCCGGTATCCCCAGGGTCTTAAGAACTTCGGAGAATCGGCCCAGACCGCCAAAAGACACGCCGAGACCTACCTCCAGCTCGTCGATGAGACCGAGTCAAACGTCGCCCAGATGAACCGCATAAGGGCCAGCATGAACGACGCAGCGGGTAGCTTCATCCGAGCCACCTCCGATTATCTGGACAACATGAACCGAAAGATGGACGACCATATAACCTACTCGGACGTCTCGGCGATAAAGGGCAGGATAGCCAAGATAAACGACGTAAACAAAGTGCTTGACCTGGGCAACGAGGTCCGAATAGCCACCTGGAGGAGCTTAGCGGAGAGGGACGTCAAGGGAATCAGAGACGTCCTGCCTAACTTCGACAAGATGGACTCTATCCTCGCCGCCTTGAGGTCCAACACCACCGAGCAGGAGGACCTGAGGAGCCTCGACCAGATCGGCCAGCACGCCAGACAGTACGGCACCTACATGACCCAGCTGGCCCAGGCCTTCGAGCACCATGACGTTCTGGCCGCCAAAAGGGTAGAGACAGGGGACTTTATACTGGCCTTAGCGGATCAGGAGGCCAGACACGGAATGGACAGCACCGTCAAGATAGCCAACGGAGCGGTCTCCAGTTTGTCCAGCGCCTCAACGGTGCTGGTGATAGGGCTTATTGTGGCGGTTATAGCAGGATCGCTTTTAGCCTTCGTCATAACCTTAAGCATCACCAAGCCTATAGGTAGAATATCCCAGATACTCTCCGAAGGGGCCAGCCAGGTGGCGTCGGCTTCGGGCCAGCTTTCGGAGGCCAGCCAACAGCTGGCGGAGGGAAGCTCGGAACTGGCTTCGTCAATAGAGGAGACCTCGGCGACGCTGCAACAGTCGTCCTCTATGGTCAGACAGAACAACGAAAACACCAAACAGGCAGCAAGCCTCTCCAAGCAGGCCATGGAATCCGCCGAGGGCGGCAACAGAGAGATGAACCAGATGATGGTCTCTATGGGAGAGCTCAAAAAATCCAGCGACGACATAGCCAAAATAATAAAGGTCATAGACGAGATAGCCTTCCAGACAAACATACTGGCCCTCAACGCAGCGGTAGAGGCAGCCAGAGCGGGAGAGGCGGGAATGGGCTTTGCTGTGGTAGCGGAGGAAGTTCGTAACCTTGCCCAAAGAAGTGCCCAGGCCGCCAAGGACACCGCTTCGATCATAGAGACCAACATCGAGCTGTCCCAGGCGGGAGTGGCGGTGGCGGAGAAGGTGAAGACCTCCCTTGAGGAGATCTCCACAGGGTCCAGAAAGGTCAGCGAACTGGTGGACGAGATAACCGCCGCGAGCCAGGAGCAGGCCCAGGGGATAGAGCAGATCAACAAGGCTATCCTACAGATGGACCAGGTAACCCAGAACACCGCGTCGAACGCCGAGGAGAGTGCGTCCGCCTCTGAGGAGCTAAACGCCCAGGCTGAGAGCATGAACGAGGCGGTCCAGAACCTGATAGCCCTCATAAACGGCGCAAAAGGGATGTCTCAGTCTCTGGCTATAGCCCCTCCGGCATACGAGCACAAACAGTCGAAGAGACAGGCCCCAGTTCATACACAAAAGCCTAAGATGACCACAAAGGCCAGACAGCCTAAGCCCGACTCATCCCACGTGGTTCACCCCGAGGACGTTATACCTCTGGAGGACGACCTTCAGGATTTTTAA
- a CDS encoding CheR family methyltransferase, with protein MNPKSMTDNQFLKYQDLIYRRLGILYKEEKRDMLLGKVSKHMRTMGIESYDQFFQIIRSAGESDKAWTDLVDDITIHTTNYFRERNHFDYISRNVETIIKNNPRIAQRAEVRGWSSACSTGEEAYTLAMVLKDCMGERAVPKILATDVSKGSMAKAIKGEYRKDIRRDVDPLILQRYFIRVGENYKVNKDIRRFITFRSFNLADNFPFRDTFDLIFCRNVMIYFSPEMQQSLLNKLYRALTPGGLLFIGHSESLIGKVHRFQYIQPTVYMR; from the coding sequence ATGAACCCAAAGTCCATGACCGATAACCAGTTCCTCAAGTATCAGGATCTCATATATCGCCGGCTTGGCATACTCTACAAGGAAGAGAAGAGGGACATGCTTCTAGGCAAGGTATCGAAGCACATGAGGACCATGGGGATAGAGAGCTACGATCAGTTCTTTCAGATCATACGGTCTGCAGGGGAAAGCGATAAGGCATGGACCGACCTGGTGGACGACATCACCATACACACCACCAACTACTTTCGAGAGAGAAACCACTTCGACTATATCTCCCGAAACGTGGAGACCATAATCAAGAACAATCCGAGAATAGCCCAGAGGGCGGAGGTCCGAGGATGGAGCTCCGCCTGCTCCACCGGAGAGGAAGCCTACACTCTGGCCATGGTCCTTAAAGACTGTATGGGAGAGAGGGCCGTCCCTAAAATCCTGGCCACCGACGTCAGCAAAGGATCGATGGCAAAGGCCATAAAGGGAGAGTACCGAAAGGACATCCGGCGAGACGTTGACCCTTTGATCCTACAGAGATACTTTATCCGAGTGGGGGAGAACTACAAAGTCAACAAGGATATAAGGAGATTTATCACCTTCAGGAGCTTCAACCTGGCGGATAACTTCCCCTTCAGGGACACCTTCGACCTGATATTCTGTAGAAACGTCATGATCTACTTTTCGCCGGAGATGCAGCAGTCGCTGCTCAACAAACTGTACAGGGCCCTCACCCCTGGGGGGCTGCTTTTCATCGGTCATTCGGAAAGCCTCATAGGAAAGGTCCACCGATTTCAGTACATCCAGCCTACGGTGTACATGAGGTAG
- a CDS encoding response regulator: MKILVFEDDPVCATVLREIVRPMGDCHVAYDPCDGVELFKKALEDGVPYDCVFMDIMMPKMDGHQALNEIRKEEAKRDIWGLDSVKVVMVTALGDFDTIKKSFRGQCDGYLVKPIRKKQVFQILRELEILDDREP; the protein is encoded by the coding sequence GTGAAAATCCTGGTTTTCGAGGACGACCCGGTATGCGCCACGGTCCTCAGGGAGATAGTGCGTCCCATGGGTGACTGCCACGTGGCATACGACCCCTGCGACGGAGTGGAGCTGTTTAAAAAAGCTCTGGAGGATGGAGTTCCGTACGACTGCGTTTTTATGGACATTATGATGCCAAAAATGGACGGCCATCAGGCCCTCAACGAGATAAGGAAGGAAGAGGCTAAAAGGGACATATGGGGGCTGGACTCGGTGAAGGTCGTCATGGTGACCGCCCTTGGTGACTTCGACACCATAAAAAAATCCTTCAGAGGACAGTGCGACGGGTATCTTGTAAAGCCTATCAGAAAAAAACAGGTTTTTCAGATACTGCGAGAGCTGGAGATTCTGGATGATAGGGAGCCCTAA
- a CDS encoding chemotaxis protein CheD translates to MIGSPNGIAENTAIDSYYLQPGYIFVSRTPSTIRTVLGSCVSVCLWDRKKRWGGMNHYIYSRPWSGQRNAQFGSISIPYMVKMVLDQGASKADLAAHVVGGAQNPHLAKEIGRDNAKVALEILGRWSIPIFMEDTGGERGRKVIFNTGTGDISVQIMSGPERTKGRI, encoded by the coding sequence ATGATAGGGAGCCCTAACGGCATCGCAGAGAATACCGCAATCGACAGCTACTACCTCCAGCCGGGGTACATCTTCGTGAGCAGGACGCCCAGCACTATCAGGACGGTGCTGGGCTCCTGCGTATCGGTGTGCCTATGGGACAGAAAGAAGAGATGGGGAGGGATGAACCACTATATATACTCCAGACCATGGAGCGGACAGAGAAACGCCCAGTTTGGCTCCATATCCATACCCTATATGGTAAAGATGGTGCTGGACCAGGGGGCGTCCAAAGCGGACCTCGCTGCCCACGTAGTTGGAGGGGCCCAAAACCCCCATCTAGCGAAGGAGATCGGCAGGGACAACGCAAAGGTCGCCCTGGAGATCCTTGGAAGGTGGTCCATACCGATATTTATGGAAGATACCGGAGGGGAGCGAGGAAGAAAGGTCATATTCAACACCGGCACAGGGGATATTTCGGTTCAGATCATGTCGGGACCGGAGAGGACGAAAGGGAGGATTTAG